A window of the Vigna angularis cultivar LongXiaoDou No.4 chromosome 3, ASM1680809v1, whole genome shotgun sequence genome harbors these coding sequences:
- the LOC108325168 gene encoding bet1-like SNARE 1-2: protein MSYRRDNRPSRSSVVDGFDSLEEGGLRASSSYSRDINEHDNDKAIETLHDKVSFLKRLTGDIHEEVESHNQLLDRVGNKMDASRGMMMGTMDRFKKVFEKKSARKTCSYVGYFTLAFIFVYYLIRILGYFTLG from the exons AGATAATCGTCCTTCCAGATCATCAGTGGTAGATGGTTTTGATAGTCTGGAGGAGGGTGGTCTAAGGGCTTCTTCCTCTTACTCACGTGATATTAATGAGCATGATAATGATAAAGCCATAGAGACTTTGCATGACAAAGTTTCCTTTTTGAAACGA TTAACAGGTGATATACATGAGGAGGTTGAGAGTCATAACCAGTTACTTGATCGGGTG GGTAACAAAATGGATGCGTCAAGGGGTATGATGATGGGAACCATGGATCGATTCAAGAAG GTTTTTGAGAAGAAATCAGCGAGGAAAACGTGCTCATATGTGGGTTATTTCACACTTGCCTTCATATTCGTATACTATCTTATTAG GATCCTAGGATATTTTACGCTTGGGTAA